The segment AAATAATATAGGCAGGTATCATTCCACTTCTTGGTATACCCACCACCAAATCCCAATCACCCGATATCTTATCGAAGTTTTTATTAATATCACTATTTAAGTCAGCATAAGATTTAAAGTGAATCTGCATCTAAAATGCCCCCTTTATTTTTTGTTCAATCACTTATTTTTTCAGTTATGAGGGGCGACATCTCAAGAACTAGCGGTAATACATTATGTCTTCCTACTGAGTAATAGTTAAACCCTTTTGCTGCCATTCGGTGTGGCTCATAAAGATTTCGACCATCAAATATAGTCGGCTCCGATAACTGAGCTTTGATAAGCTCAAAATCAGGTGCTCGGAAGTTCTGCCACTCGGTAACAATAATCAACGCATCAGTATTTTTTAACGCAGTTTCTTTGGTTCCACAAAGGGTTAAATGCTCACGACTTCCATAGATTCGCTGTGCCTCTTCCATAGCTTCCGGATCATAAGCCTGCACCTTTGCACCTGCCTCCCATAGTGCCTCCATAAGTACTCGGCTGGGCGCATCACGCATGTCGTCCGTATTGGGCTTGAAGGAAAGCCCCCAAATAGCAAACGTTTTTCCCTTTAACTGTGCATTGAAGTGCTGGTTTATTTTCTGGAAAAGGGTCGTTTTTTGCTCTTTATTACGTAACTCCACCGCTTTGAGCAGCTTGGCGTCAAAGTTAATACTATTTGCAGTGTGGATAAGCGCCTGTAGGTCTTTTGGAAAGCAGGAACCACCGTAGCCTACCCCGGGGTAAATAAAGTGATAGCCAATGCGGGGATCCGATCCGATTCCTTGCCGCACAGCTTCAATATCGGCTCCTAGTAGCTCGGCTAAGTTTGCCATTTCATTCATGAAACTAATTTTGGTAGCTAACATGCAGTTAGCGGCATACTTTGTGAGTTCAGCGCTTTTTACATCCATCACGATAACTTTGTCGTGATTGCGATTAAAAGGCGCATACAGCTCTCGCATGACTTCAATAGAAGCATCGCAATCAGTACCTATAATGATACGATCTGGCTTTTGGCAGTCTACGACAGCACTACCTTCCTTGAGAAATTCAGGATTGGAAACGACGTCAAAACCGATATCATTTCGCCCCCGCCTTTTCAATACTTCTTCCATCGCGGCACGCACTTTGTCGGCGCTACCCACTGGTACAGTGGATTTATTAACGATAACTTGGTCGCGTTCCATGTGTTCAGCGATTGTCGTAGCCACGTTGAGCACATAGGTAAGATCCGCACTTCCGTCTTCATCAGGCGGTGTGCCCACGGCCACAAATTGAACCTGACCATGTTGGATCGCGGCAACCGCATCG is part of the Halomonas sp. GT genome and harbors:
- a CDS encoding UDP-glucose dehydrogenase family protein; this encodes MNVTVFGTGYVGLVQGAILSEVGHHVVCVDVDTNKVEQLKMGIIPIYEPGLESIVKENHAAGRLEFTTDAVAAIQHGQVQFVAVGTPPDEDGSADLTYVLNVATTIAEHMERDQVIVNKSTVPVGSADKVRAAMEEVLKRRGRNDIGFDVVSNPEFLKEGSAVVDCQKPDRIIIGTDCDASIEVMRELYAPFNRNHDKVIVMDVKSAELTKYAANCMLATKISFMNEMANLAELLGADIEAVRQGIGSDPRIGYHFIYPGVGYGGSCFPKDLQALIHTANSINFDAKLLKAVELRNKEQKTTLFQKINQHFNAQLKGKTFAIWGLSFKPNTDDMRDAPSRVLMEALWEAGAKVQAYDPEAMEEAQRIYGSREHLTLCGTKETALKNTDALIIVTEWQNFRAPDFELIKAQLSEPTIFDGRNLYEPHRMAAKGFNYYSVGRHNVLPLVLEMSPLITEKISD